Below is a window of Desmonostoc muscorum LEGE 12446 DNA.
TAACAACTCCTCATTGACAGGTAAATTAGTCAGCTTTTGTAGTTCATTATGACTAATTTCCAAGCCCTGTAAATCATCCCGCACAACTTTAAAATCCTTGCAAGAATAGTTATTTACAGCAATTTTCAGGTATTTGACCACGATTGAGAGAGGTAATGGGGAGTGGTGTAGTTCAATTCCTTGAAAAGCGCTGTAATCTACTATAGCAATCAAATTTATGAAATTGCTAAGGAAGTGGGTATTTTGTCCAAACTTTTTAAGTAAATTAATACTTATATGTAAGTAACATTTTTTTGTACAATATGATACTATTTAGACGGGATAAGTAATAAATTAATTGTGCTTTAACTGACATTTGGAGAAGATTATTTTTGTTTTAAAACGCCACGTTGAGAATTTAAAAATGGCGGAATGGGACAGTCTAATGTCATAGCGATCGCTCTTAATAAATCTGCTTCTTTTGGAGTAACTTTGTTATCTAAGAGTACCGTATGGGCACAGGCATCAATAATAGCTTGCTTGAGTTTGGGACTAGCAAGCTGAAGGCGTTCGATACTTTTCTTAATATCAGAAAAATTACAAGGAACTGGTGTATCTGGTTTTTCTTGTTCTCCGGCTTTGGGAAGTCGAAAAACTCCAGAACGAAAAGCATAGGCCATAGCATCGGGTTCGGAATGTCCGACGCGTGCGAGTGCCGATAGTATTAAGATGCTATCTGGCCAAATTTGTTCGATGGTGGTGAATTCTACCGTTGTTGAGGACGTAGGATTGATACAAGGTTGGAGACGATGCCATAGTATTAACTGCAACACAAAATCCCAAAGTGATAAATTGCCGCTGACTTTAACTAAACCGTGGACGCATTTGCAGAGCCTTTGGCATTCTTTGGCAGAATTTTGGCGTAATGCGGGTACTGTCAAATCTACAAGTGGTAAGCGAATGCTGGGATCTAACTGCCTAATTTCGCTACTCAATTCCAGAGTTTTTTCTACTAAATCTCCGGGCTGCACTTCGCGTAACCAGGCGATTTGGCGTTCTTGTACTTCGATATTTTCTGTATCTAACGCTAGCGCAAAAGCGATCGCCATTGCACTTTCCTGCTGTCGCACAGCCAAGCGCAAAGATTCTGGTAACTGCGACAACAGCGCTTGAGCATGGGCAAAATGCTCTGGTGCGACGGTTCCCACCTGATTGACTACCTGTTCTGGCGTGGCATTGGCGCCACCTGCAAAGCCCATTGCTAGGGATTCCTGGGAACGGGTGCGATCGCGGATAGGAGGTAAGTTGCTGACGTTCACACCCCCAACGCGGCGGATACGTTCTGCTAAAGGTGGGTGGGTAGAAAGCATATCTTCCCAAAAAGAAGGGTTGAGGGCATTGCCAAAAAACATGTGACTGGCGGCTTCTGCACTCGGTGAAATCAAACGTGAATCCATATGCTGGAGTTTTTGGAAGACTCCAGTCAGTCCATTGGGGTTGCGAGTGAACTGTACAGCGGAAGCATCGGCGAGAAATTCCCGTTGGCGAGAGACGGCGGCTTTAATCAAGCGTCCACAAAATAAGCCGATCCCGCCAATTGCCATTAGTGCTAAACCAAACGCCCACAAAGGCAAACCCTTATCTTCGCGGGAACCAGCACGAAGGCGCCACAGCAATTCCCCAGTTAAATAAATGAATAAAATTCCGTGTAGCAGTCCCACCAAACGCAAATTCAGCCGCATATCTCCATTGAGAATGTGACTGAATTCATGGCCGATGACTCCTTGCAACTCATCTCGGTTCAGATGTTGCAAACTCCCACGGGTGACTCCAATGACGGCATCATTGGGCGTAAATCCCGCAGCAAAAGCATTTATGCTGGTTTCT
It encodes the following:
- a CDS encoding M48 family metallopeptidase, producing MNFFEHQDRARQNTQKLIGLFSLSIAVMIVAIYIATLFLFRMAPRIWWHSGLFLYVAGITIIAIALGSLYKIAYLREGGSIIAQELGGRLLLPETADEQGRQLLNIVEEMAIASGISVPEVYLLDRETSINAFAAGFTPNDAVIGVTRGSLQHLNRDELQGVIGHEFSHILNGDMRLNLRLVGLLHGILFIYLTGELLWRLRAGSREDKGLPLWAFGLALMAIGGIGLFCGRLIKAAVSRQREFLADASAVQFTRNPNGLTGVFQKLQHMDSRLISPSAEAASHMFFGNALNPSFWEDMLSTHPPLAERIRRVGGVNVSNLPPIRDRTRSQESLAMGFAGGANATPEQVVNQVGTVAPEHFAHAQALLSQLPESLRLAVRQQESAMAIAFALALDTENIEVQERQIAWLREVQPGDLVEKTLELSSEIRQLDPSIRLPLVDLTVPALRQNSAKECQRLCKCVHGLVKVSGNLSLWDFVLQLILWHRLQPCINPTSSTTVEFTTIEQIWPDSILILSALARVGHSEPDAMAYAFRSGVFRLPKAGEQEKPDTPVPCNFSDIKKSIERLQLASPKLKQAIIDACAHTVLLDNKVTPKEADLLRAIAMTLDCPIPPFLNSQRGVLKQK